The genomic interval AAGTAGCATATTTATTACCAAAGAAAACACCTTAAGAATCAGTAAGTTGGAATGAGAGCCCGGCGCGCTATGTGTTGGATCGTAACAGGCTGTTTCCTTTCAACCCATAAACTCTACTCATAATCTTTGCATGTAATTGATTTTATTGGCTTTCTCTCTTGGCACCAGAGTTGCTAATACAGCGGTCGTGCCGCTTCTGAAGGAGTCAAACCAAATGAAGTTGTTACGCATTGCAAGCATAGGATCTTTTCTGCTAGCAAGTGCACTCTTCTACTACAACTTGCCAGGTTATGGCGCAGGTGGCGGTAGGCATGCGGGAGGACCACCCTCTGGCGGGGGAATGGGACACTCCAATATGGGAAGCTCGAGCCACGGCAGTATGGGAACATCGAGCCACGTTACGCAATCGGGAAGCCAGACACAATCGCAGACGTCCTTTCCGAAACAACTCTCGAATCCGAATTCAAAACTTTCTTCCAACCTGCAGAAGCTGTTGCCGAAAGGAACGACCCCACAACAGGCTTGCTCCGGATTTAAGAATCTTGGCCAGTGCGTGGCCGCAATTCACGTGTCTCACAATCTGGGGATTCCATTTTCCGACCTGAAGAGCAAGATGACGGGATCGAATTCGGAGAGCCTGGGCAAAGCCATTCAGGCCTTGAAGCCGAGTTCGGACTCCACGGCTGAAAAGAAAAAGGCTGAGAAACAGGCCCAAGACGACATGAACGAATCCGAAAGCTGAATTTTACTTTTGAGGTTCGAGTTTGCTGTGAAGAGAGCTTTATGTTCTGCATCTCTAGAAGCGTAGTGAGAGGTTTCTGGGGGGAAAGATGCAGTAGAGAGTGCGAAGCAGATTTTTCCAATTTTCGTTACACCTTTAGAGAGGGGTTGTAATAAAAGTCGGCAAGAATCTGCTTCGCTGCTCTTAAACGAGCATCGTGCTTATGAAATACACAATTTCCAGAGACGCTGATCTTGTCACAGTCATTGCCTGTGATGCAGTCACTCTGCAGGACTGCATTCGTTCGGTCGAGTACCTTCTGAAGGAAGTGCCCCTGCGACCTGGAATGCAGCTTCTTATAGACGCCACATGCGTCAAACCAGAGCTCTCATTCGATGAACTCCGCCAGCTTGCCTGGCATGTCAATCGAGTGGTCCGGAGTGGAGTCCGCAGCATCGCTATAACTGCCAACGGTGATTTCATTTATGGTCTCGCCCGGGTTTTCTCAGCCTATGCCGATATGGATGGTTTTAACGTATCTGTATTTCGCACTCAAGAAACGGCCCGGACGTGGTTGGAAAGTTGCAGACCGGTCACGTATTCATCGCTCCAAATAACGTCACGGTAAGGGGAGAGACGCGATGGAACCTGCTTTTTTAGAGTCTTCTGTTTGAAGTTAGTTCATTCCAGAAAGGGCACTCAATAATGCATCAGCACAAGGGATTTTCGTTAATCGAATTGCTGGTTGTGCTCGGTATGATCCTGGTGATTCTTGCGGTTGCAATACCGATTTACAAGAACGCGATGGACAGCGTACACCTCAAAGAGGCCGGAAGAAGGTATGCTGGTATTTTGCAGCGCGGAAAGCTTGCCGCGGTAGCCGGCAACACATATAACGCCATTGGGGTACAGGCCCTTGCCAATTCTTGCACAGAAGTCTGTGTCGGTATCGCTTATGTGGACACTACAGATACCAATAATCCACCAACTAACTATGCTGCTCCAGAACCGATGGCGGTGCTGGGGAGTGGGGTCCTATGGGGTTCATCCGGGCCCGCAACCAATGATTTGAACAATAAAGTGTTTCCAAGCGGAACTCTTAGTTATCCCCCTGTCTTCGGCCCACGCGGACTGCCATGCGTTCCA from Terriglobales bacterium carries:
- a CDS encoding prepilin-type N-terminal cleavage/methylation domain-containing protein, producing MHQHKGFSLIELLVVLGMILVILAVAIPIYKNAMDSVHLKEAGRRYAGILQRGKLAAVAGNTYNAIGVQALANSCTEVCVGIAYVDTTDTNNPPTNYAAPEPMAVLGSGVLWGSSGPATNDLNNKVFPSGTLSYPPVFGPRGLPCVPMAVTGGTICNTQGGNVAYATYFQSPLGKWEAVTVNPAGEIQLWSYDPDASAWNQIENIKA